Proteins found in one Macrobrachium nipponense isolate FS-2020 chromosome 4, ASM1510439v2, whole genome shotgun sequence genomic segment:
- the LOC135211419 gene encoding uncharacterized protein K02A2.6-like: MNTIEIMRRVFAQHGVCVELVSDNGRQFVAEEFKEFMTQNGVKHILIPAYHPSSNGQAENTVKTFKQGMKRAMRTLQSCNTSLNTKLCQFLLTYRTTPHCTTKRTPAELMGRQLRTRLDLLHPDASQRIERKASENEKPMRELDIGDVVLVRDYRQNTKKGIWTRGVVVLKLGPCTYNVQVDGNLIWKRHIDQMRLISNDSQDNKNELLARDSSELVSYPDPPLPKEFINTREEFRRCSCRCREE; the protein is encoded by the coding sequence ATGAATACCATCGAGATCATGCGGCGCGTATTTGCTCAGCATGGGGTTTGTGTAGAGCTCGTGTCTGATAATGGAAGACAGTTTGTGGCTGAGGAATTTAAAGAGTTCATGACCCAAAATGGTGTAAAGCATATACTGATACCCGCTTATCACCCAAGCAGTAATGGGCAGGccgaaaatacagtaaaaacattcaaacaaggaatgaaaagggcgATGAGAACATTGCAATCGTGTAATACATCTTTAAATACCAAGTTGTGCCAATTTCTACTGACTTACCGAACTACACCTCACTGTACAACAAAACGCACGCCTGCAGAGCTCATGGGTCGGCAGTTACGCACACGCCTTGATTTACTACACCCAGATGCATCTCAGCGAATTGAAAGAAAAGCCTCAGAGAACGAGAAACCAATGAGGGAACTCGATATAGGGGACGTGGTACTGGTTCGGGATTATCGTCAAAATACCAAGAAGGGCATATGGACTCGAGGAGTTGTGGTTCTTAAATTGGGTCCATGCACATACAATGTACAAGTGGACGGTAACTTAATATGGAAGAGGCATATTGATCAAATGAGACTGATCTCCAATGATTCTCAAGataacaaaaatgaacttttagcaCGTGATTCTTCAGAGTTGGTCAGCTATCCAGACCCGCCATTACCAAAAGAGTTCATAAATACTCGTGAAGAGTTTAGGCGATGCAGTTGCAGGTGCAGAGAAGAATGA